CTTGCGGAATCATTTTAATAATTTCTTCCGCATTAGGCCGTCCGACAGTTATCCAGGAAATCATCTGGATATCAGGTCTACGAATTAAAAAGTCCAAAATTTCCTTGTTTTTTTCATTCATCACTAATTCCTCACCTAGAACAATTAGCTTCGAATGGCCAAATTCAAGCTCCTTATCTGAATAGGATTCCATCATACGAATTGCTTCCGAAAGAGTTTCCCCATTCTCCGATAAATAGGAATACTGAGGTTCTGTTGCCTCTCTGAATGATCCAGTTGGTTCATATAGCTTCAAAGTAACTTTGTACGGTTTTTCCTCATCATCGGAAACATCCAGAGCAATCATTGCAACAAAGACACTTTTATCAATGTCTTTGAATGCGCAGCCAGATAATAGAACACTTCCCAATATTACTAATAGTAAAGTTCCTTTAATTTTTAGAAGGAAATTCATTATTTTTCATCCTCCTGTTAATGTAACTAAACAATAGGATCATGCATGGAAAAATAAAAACCAAAATATCATAAAAATAACTCGAATACTGGAAAAGCTGATATTCCGTTAATACGGTTACATAGTATAAAGAAATCCCTACAAATATTGGAAGAGGGAAAAATATTCCGATTACTTTATCCTTATATTTAATTTTTTCCAGTTTAAATGTAAATTTTAAAAACTCTGCCGCCGCATACCAGTGAATGAGTATACTTAAAAAAGCGATTCCTAAATAGAAAAGTAAAAACATAAATAATACACGTTCAACAATAAAATAATCCATCCTAATCGAATCGGTTGTTGCAATCCAAGGATAGACTAATTCATTAATCCCCTCAAATCCGTTAAAACCAATCGGTATGAAATAGGTTGTAAAGAGCGTTCCAATCGATAATATAACGATAAACAAAATTTGTTTTTTACCAAATTTCTGTTTTTCTTTAAAAAATCGATTGAATATAAATAAATTGGCCGCCCCCAAAAATAAAAAAAAGCAAGCAGAAAAAGAATGCCAATTCGGAACTTGATTTATATATAAAGCCGCTTCCTTAACAAAATCCCAATTTAAACTGTTGCTGCTGTATGCTTTAATAAATATGAAAAGAATGAGAGGACTTGTAATAATCATAATCATTTCAACGGTATACAGAACCCGTTCTGTTTTTAATACACAGCCAAAAATTACCGCTGATATGAGCGTCAGGGCAATTAGAATAATCGGCATTTCAGGACTTAAATAACGTATCAGTAAAAATGTAAATGTTATTAGCGTAATAAGTCCTGCTACAAACCATAGGACAGCTAGCAGAAAAACGAAAGGCAAGTAAAACCATTTAGAAGTAGTTTTTTCCAGCAGTTCCGGTAATGTTTTTCCCGGATACTTAAGGAAAAATTTCGTATAGAGTATAACAAGAAGGACACCTGCTGGAATTGATAAAAGCAAACCCATAACAGAACCATCATTATGAAAATGGAGAAGGATAGCTGGTACGGAAGCAATAATATTAGCAACCATATTAATAATAATTAAATAATAATAAAACCTGCTCATGCTTCCTCCCCTGCCTTCGTTTTACTTTTCTTCTTTTCATTAAATTTCAGATACGGTTCACCGAAGCTGTCGATACTTACTAAATACATAATCAATGCGTAAAGCCCTAACATTAAACCGGCCAATCCTAATAATGTTGATGCAAGGATAAACAAGAAGCGAATTACCCTAATGGAAAATGCCATTTCATTGATCGGAATAACAAACGTTGATATTGCCACCGCCGACACAATGATAACCATAATATCCGAAGCGAGCGATGCTTCTGTTACAGCCGTCCCTAAAATTAACCCCCCAACGGTTGTAGCCGTCGCACTGATCGTTTTCGGGAGTCGAATACTCGCTTCCAGCAGCATTTCCATAAAAAACAGCATAAACAATACTTCTACAAATGAAGAAAATGGAACGCCAATACGGCTTCCTGCAATGGTCAGTGCGAGTTCTGTCCTGAACACTTCCGGTGCAAATGAGGTAATACCGATATATAGACCTGGTAATAGAAGGCTTATAAATAGCCCAGCATAACGGAGTATTTTAAGGAATAATGAAATATAGTAAGAATGGTAATTATCCTCCATCGATGTCATAAAATCGAAGAAATATACAGGGGCTATCAATGCTTGAGGGTTACCGTCCACCAATAATATAATTTTACCTCCAGCCAAGTTATAGACAATCCTGTCAGGACGTTCTGTCATAATTAACTGCGGAAATAGCGAATATTTTTGCTTATTAATATAGTTACTTAGCTGAACAGTAGATGTAATCACCTGCTTATCAACTTGCTGCAGTTTTTCCGTGATAATGTTCAGGGCATTTTTATTTACTTTTTCTTTGTCATAAATGATCGCCAGTTTATGATTGTTTACTTGTCCAATCGTGGAGTATTCAACATACAATGTCGGCTGATGGTAATCGGATCGGATAATATTAATATTTGTCGCAATATTGTCGCTAAGTGCCAGCTGTGAACCATGAATTGTTGTTTCAACTGATGCTGTATTCGTCTGATCATTGAAAGAAAATTTCAGGTCTAGTAAATAAAATTTATTCTGGATTAAAAGAACTACATTGCCGTTTAACACCTCAGTTTTCAGTTGCTCCTGTGACTTGCTGTCCTGAAATTGGGGTAGAGATTTTAAATATCGAATAAATTTCGACTCTGAATCCATTTCAAAATATGGTTTAATAATAATTTGTTGAAGCAACTCCACATCGATAAGTGGCTTTATGTAAAATAATTCGGCTTTCTTATCATCATCTTCCATAGTCTTCATCGTAAATTCATTTGTATCTTTGAATTGTTCATTAATCCACTTAATGTTCTCTTCCGAAGACATCGAATTACCCCAATCCCAACTAAACTTTTTTATAGGATGCCCAATCTGAGCAATACTATTCCAGAATGATTAGTTTTGGTTAAGAAAAAAGCCATCTCTTGATGAGAATGGCTTTTCAGGTTTAATGGTTACTCGCTTTTAATAAGCGGTATGCATCCATATTTATCGTTTTCACTGGGCTGATATCTTCCATGATTTCTACAATATCCCTCAGTAATGGTGTTAAATTTTCTTCAATGAATTCTGTTTTCAACGCATCAGTTATTTCAATTTCCAAGTTATCCATTCGGATCAGCAGTTCATCGCACATAATATGAAGAACTTCTTCTTCACGATAAGTTGGCGTATCGTTTAATAAAAGCTTTGCTCGCAAATCTAAATATTTATACCAGTAATCCCTTAAATCCAGCTGTTGCTTATTTCTATATTGCTGACGCTTAAAACCATTTGGATCTGTATTATTCGACAAAGTAAGCAGTCTTTCCATTTTGTACTCAATCGTTGACTGATTTTCTTTCATTTTCAGATGTTCTGCTTCAAGAAATTTTTGTTTCTTTTTTGCTTTTAAAAATTTTATTAGTTTCTTACCCGCATAATATAAGACAACTGCCCCAACGATAAACATCCAGTAGTTAATAATCAATCCTATAATAAATAATATGCCTATCCACATCCATAGATTTTTCATTGTTACACTCCCGATACTTCAAACAATGAAGAAAATTATAGCACCGTAAAATTGGCACAACAACCGGTAAAATAAGACAAAGCCTCTTACTAGGGATGAACCCGAAGTAAGAGGCTTTTAGATTAGTATGCTATGCGGTTTTTTTCGTATGCAGCGATTTGCTCTTCATACTGGAACGTAAGAGAAATTTCATCCCATCCATTCAGTAACATTTGTTTATAGTATGGATCGATGTCAAATGAATACGTTTTGCCGTAACCTGTCGTAACTGTTTGCTGTTCTAAATTTACTTCAATTGCCTGTGCTTCTGCTAAACCTCTTTCTAAAAGTTCGTCACATTCGCTTTCCGTTAATTTAATCGGTAAAATACCATTTTTGAAACAGTTATTGTGGAAAATATCCGCAAAACTCGGTGCGATGACAACTCGGAATCCATAGTCAAGAATTGCCCATGGTGCGTGTTCACGTGATGAACCACAGCCAAAGTTATCTTGAGCAACTAAAATTTCCGCATTTTTATATTCTGGTTTATTTAATACGAAATCTTCAATCGGATTGCCGTTTTCATCAAACCGCCAGTGGTAAAATACGAATTGTCCGAATCCTGTACGTTCGATACGCTTTAAGAATTCTTTTGAAATGATCTGGTCTGTATCGACGTTTTTACGGTCAAGTGGTGCATATATACTATTTACAATATTAATCGGTTTCATGCTGATCTCTCCTTATGCTTCCTGCTTTTGTAGCTTACGAACATCGACAAAACGGCCGTGAATTGCAGCAGCTGCTGCCATCGCTGGTGATACAAGATGTGTGCGTGCACCTGCACCTTGACGTCCTTCAAAGTTACGGTTAGATGTTGAAGCACAACGTTCACCTGCTGGAATAACATCTTCATTCATCCCTAAGCAAGCAGAACAGCCTGATTCGCGCCATTCAAAGCCGGCATCAAGGAAAATGTGATGTAGACCTTCTTCTTCTGCCTGGCGTTTTGTCGACCAGGAACCAGGAACTACAATCCCTTTCACACCCGGTGCAAGCTTTTCGCCTTTTACAATTTCAGCTGCTGCACGTAAGTCATTAATACGGGAGTTCGTACAAGATCCGATAAATACATGCTGGATTTCAATATCGGTAATCTTTTGCCCTTCTTGCAGATCCATATATTTCAGAGCTTTGTTTAACGCGGATTTGTCTGTTTCATTGTCATAATCAGCAGCAGTAGGAACTGTTTTTGAAACACCGACACCCATAGCTGGATTTGTCCCCCATGTTACAATCGGTTCAATTTCCTGTGCATCGATTTCTAGAACAATGTCATATTTTGCATCCGCATCGGAAGCAAGACTTAACCAGTATTTTGCCGCTTCCTCAAATTTTTCTCCTTGAGGAACGTGACGGCGGCCGCGTAAAAATTCAACCGTTGTTTCATCCGGTGATATCAGGCCAGCTTTTGCTCCCGCTTCAATCGACATATTGCAGATTGTCATACGCTCTTCCATTGAAAGCTTGCGGATTGCTTCACCTGTATACTCTACGATATGTCCTGTACCGACACCGATTCCCCATTTTGCAATGATTGCTAAAATGATATCTTTTGCTGTTACCCCAATACCAAGTTCACCGTTAACACGGATTTCCATTGTCGGCGGCTTTAATTGCCATAATGTTTGTGTCGAAAGTACATGTTCTACTTCCGAAGTACCGATTCCGAATGCGATTGCGCCGAATGCACCGTGAGTTGCTGTATGTGAATCACCGCAAACAATTGTTTTACCAGGTTGTGTAAGACCTAATTCCGGTCCAATAACGTGAACAATCCCTTGATCCGGATGACCGATATCCGCTAATTCGATACCGAACTCTTTTGCATTTTCAGCAAGTGTCATAATCTGTTTTTTTGCGATTGGATCGTTAATCGTCGGCAGGTTTTTTGTAGGTACGTTATGATCCATTGTTGCGAACGATAGATCTGTACGACGCACTTTCCGTCCTGCCAGGCGTAGTCCTTCGAATGCTTGAGGACTTGTTACTTCATGAATTAAATGCAGGTCGATATAAAGTAAGTCCGGCTTTCCTTCTTCACGATGTACGACATGCTGTTCCCACACTTTTTCAATAATATTTTTCCCCATAGTTCTCACCGTTCCTTAACCATATATAGTGTTGATATTCAAAACCATCAACAGTTTTCTTTCGATTGAAATTAGTTATATGAAATCATAATGCTGTCAGATACAAAGCTTGCATCGATTTCGTTTATCACTTTTTCTGTCCATTCATCTGTTGATAATGTACGTTTATGTTCCTGAGCTAAATCGGCTGTATAATAGCCATCTTCGAACACGGCTGCAACGGCACGTTCGATTTCTGCTGCTTCTTCTTTTAAGCCGAATGAATATTGAAGCATCATTGCCACTGAAAGAATTGTTGCTGCCGGATTCGCAACACCTTGACCAGCGATTTCAGGAGCTGAACCATGTACAGGCTCATAAAGTCCAAAATTATCGCCGCGAATAGATGCAGAAGGTAATACACCAAGTGAACCCGTAATAACAGAAGCTTCATCACTTAAAATGTCGCCGAATAGGTTTTCTGTCACGATGACATCATAATGACCCGGATTCGTAATCAGTTTCATTGCCACTGAGTCAACTAAGTTGTGTTCTGTTTCTACATCTGGGTACTGCTTTTTCTTTTCTTCTACAATCTCACGCCATAAACGGGATGTATCCAGTACATTTGCTTTATCTACTGAACAAAGTTTTCCACGACGTAAACGCGCTAATTCGAATGCATTTTCAACAATACGTTCGATTTCTTCACGGGAATACACACATGTATCAATAGCACCTGCATCTGTTTTTTTACGTGGCTCTCCGAAGTATAGCCCTCCTGTTAATTCACGGACGATCATTAAGTCTACATTCTCCGCAACTTCACGCTTTAATGGAGAAGATGCAAGTAAACTTGGGAATGCTTTCACAGGACGTAAATTTGCAAATAAATCAAAGTGCTTGCGGATTTTTAATAAACCTTTTTCCGGACGCAATGCTGGCGGATTGTTATCCCATTTAGGACCACCTACTGCACCTAATAAAATGGCATCACTTGCTTCGCACATTGCAATTGTTTCTTCCGGTAATGGATTATTGTACTGGTCAATTGCAGCTCCGCCGATTGCCGCATAATTTAAATGAAATGTATGGTTAAAACGTTTCCCGATTACTTGTAATACTTTTACTGCACTTGCAACAACTTCTGGACCAATGCCGTCACCTGGTAGTACTGTAATTTTCTTTTCCATTTGTAAAACACCTTTCTTTCTACGTGAAGTAACTTGATGTAGAAGCGCCACCGATTATGATGACGCTATTTTCCCTAATGAGCTTTGCTCGTTGTTTCCTTTATGAGAACAACTTTATGAATCTACTAAACCGAAATTGTCTGTTTATCGCGTACTTGCTGTTGGATCAATTGTCTGTTCACTGCATTTAAATACGCTTTTGCACTTGCTTCAAGCACGTCTTGCGCTGAATCACGTCCTGTTGATGTATAGCCGTTATATTTTAGATTAATGACCGCTTCTCCAAGTGCATCGCGTCCTTTACCGACTGATTGTACTCGGTAGTCCAAAATATTGACTATACCGCCAACAAGCTGTTCTAGTGTATTAAAGATCGCTTCGACTGAACCTGATCCTGTAGAGGCAATTGTTTTCAATTCGCCTTCTGGAGTCATAACGGATGCAGTAGCAGTTGGAATATTTTCTGTACCATATTGAACTTGAACCGATTTCAGTTCAAATAATGGAACATCTTCTATTGAAACTTGCTGCTCAGTTAAGATCGTTGTTAAATCTTCTTCTGTTACTTCTTTCTTGCGGTCCGCCAATTTTTTGAACTCAGCGAAAGCTTTGTTCAGTTTTTCATCCGACAGCTGGAAGCCCATTGTTTCAGCTCGATCACGGAATGCTGCGCGGCCTGAATGTTTTCCTAAAACTAATGGAATATCGTCTTCACCGATCAGTGCCGGTGAAATGATTTCATATGTTTCAGGATTTTTCAGTACACCATCCTGGTGAATACCGGATTCATGTGCGAATGCATTTTTACCGACAACCGCTTTGTTCGGTTGAATCACTACATTAGTTAAACGGCTTACCATCTGTGATGTACGTTTAATTTCTTTTAAATTTAAGCCAGTTTCCACACCGTAGAAGTCTTTACGAATATGTAGGGCAACACCGATTTCTTCTAATGCGGCATTTCCTGCACGTTCACCTAGACCGTTAATCGTACATTCTACTTGGTCTGCACCGTTCTCGATGGCAGCCAATGAGTTTGCAACCGCCATTCCTAAATCGTCATGACAGTGGGCAGAGAATTTAATTTTTTCTGCACCGATCACGTTTTCACGTAAATAACGGAATAAAGCGCCGTATTCTTCCGGTGTTGCATAACCTACTGTATCTGGAATATTAATCGTTGTTGCACCTGCTTTAATAACTTCCTGGCAAATACGAACTAAAAATTCTTTATCAGAACGGAAACCATCTTCTGCAGAAAATTCTACAAGCGAGAATTTTTCCTTAGCATACTTGACCGCAGTAACGGCTTGCTCGATTACTTGATCCGGATTTTTCTTAAGCTTATATTCCATATGAATCGGGCTCGTTGCGATAAATGTATGAACATGTGGCTGCTCCGCATGGCGAATTGCTTCCCAAACTGCATCGATATCGCTTTTCACAGCACGTGCTAAACCTGTGACGATTGAATTCTTCACCGTTTTTGCGATTAACGATACGGCCTCCAAGTCACCTGGAGATGAGGCAGGAAATCCTGCCTCAATAATTGTGACACCTAAACGCTCTAGTTGTTTTGCGATTTCTACTTTCTCTGCTGTATTTAAGTTAATTCCAGCCGATTGTTCTCCGTCGCGCAATGTTGTATCAAAAATGTCAATTTTTCTCATATTATTTCACTGTTACCTTTTGTTTTCCTTGGTTGATGAATGGCATCATAGCACGTAATTTTTCGCCAACTTCTTCGATTTGGTGGTTTGCGCCAGCTTCTTTGAATTTTGTATATTCAGGACGACCGTTTTCGTTTTCAGCGATCCAGCGTTTTGCAAATGTACCGTCTTGGATATCCGTTAATACGTCTTTCATACGCGCTTTTACTGATGCGTCGATAATGCGTGGACCTGAAACGTAATCGCCCCACTCTGCTGTATCAGAAATTGAGTAGCGCATTGTCGCCATACCGCCTTCAAACATTAAGTCAACGATTAATTTAAGTTCGTGTAATGTTTCAAAATAAGCTAATTCTGGTTGGTAACCTGCTTCAACTAATGTTTCGAAACCTGCTTTAACAAGTTCAGTTGTACCACCGCAAAGTACTGCTTGCTCACCGAATAAGTCAGTAACTGTTTCTTCAGCAAATGTAGTTTCAAGTAATCCGCCGCGTGCAGAACCGATACCTTTACCGTATGCAAGAGCTAAATCGCGAGCTTGACCTGTTGCATCTTGGTGGATTGCGAATAATCCTGGTACGCCTGCACCTTCAGTGAATTGACGACGTACTAAGTGTCCTGGTCCTTTTGGAGCTACTAGGAATACGTCAACATCTGCTGGTGGTTGAATTTGGCCGAAGTGTACGTTGAAACCATGTGCGAACATTAATGCTTTACCTGGTGTTAAATGTGGTGCGATTTCAGCTTCGTATACAGCTTTTTGACGCTCATCCGGAAGTAATATTTGGATTACATCCGCTTCTGCTGCTGCTTCTGCTACTGATTTAACTTCTACGCCATCTTCTTTAGCTGCATCATATGATTTACCTGGACGAATACCTACTACTACATCAAAACCTGATTCTTTTAAGTTAAGCGCATGAGCATGGCCTTGTGAACCATAACCAATGATCGCGATTTTTTTCCCTTGTAATACTTGCTCGTTGATTTCGTTTTCATAATACATTTTTGACATTTTCATTTCCTCCAATTAAGTGAATGTTTTTTTATTTTGTAATTCGGGCTTCAGATGACATCCTCCACCCTGTTTAAAACCAATGTTGTATTGCTTTATTTTAAAATCGATAATTGCGGGCTTTCGATTTTTTGTGCTTCACGGATAGCTGCTGTTGCACCTGTACGTGTTAATTCTTTAATGCCATATGGACGAAGTAATTCGATAAAGGCATCGATTTTTTCCGGATGGCCTACAACTTCATATGTCACAACATTTTTTGATGTATCGACTACTTGCGGGCGGAATGGTTCTACGATTGCATTCATTTCCAGGCGCAAGTTCGGCGGAGATACTACTTTTATAAGAGCCAGCTCACGAAGAACGATCGCTTTTTCTGTAATATCGTTTACTTTTAATACATCAATTTGCTTTGAAAGCTGCTTGATTAATTGCTCGATTTTATTTTCATCTTCCACATGAACGATAAACGTCATTTTCGAAAAATTCGGTTGCTCTGTATGGCCTACTGTAATCGATTCAATATTGAATTGACGTTTCATTAATAAGCCAGTCACTCGGTTCAATACGCCGCTTTGGTTGATTACTGTTACTGTCAGCACTCGCTTCATGGCTTCTTCACTCCAATCATTTCATGTAATCCTTTACCAGGCGCAACCATTGGGAATACGCTCACAAGTTGTTTTACGCGGCAGTCAATTACAACCGGTTCATCTGAATTGATCGCTTCATCAAAGATCGCTTCCGCTTCAGAAATATTGTCGATGCGGTAGCCTTTAATGCCATATGCATCGGCAAGCTTAACGAAGTCCGGCTGAATTGGCATCAGGCTTTGTGAATAACGCTCCTCATAGAATGTTTCCTGCCATTGACGAACCATTCCTAAACAGCTGTTGTTAAGGATTACTACTTTTACTGGTAAGTTAAATTCTTTTAGTAGTGCAAGCTCCTGGTTTGTCATTTGGAAACCTGCATCCCCAACAATGGAGATAACTTTTTTCTCAGGTTTTGCAAACTGTGCGCCGATCGCTGCCGGGAAGCCGAAGCCCATCGTTCCTAAACCGCCTGAAGTTACCCAGTTATGCGGATTATTTAAGTGATAGTATTGGGCTGCCCACATTTGGTGCTGTCCAACATCTGTCGTAATGATCGCTTCACCGTCAGTCAATTTATGAAGGATCTCAATTGCTTGCTGTGGTAATACTTCTTCTCCTGCATCTTCATACCAAAGCGGATATTTATCACGGCTATCATTTAAGTAATGAACCCATTCCGTTGTATCCGGCCCTTCGAAGTCTTTTTTCAGCAATGCTAATAATGCTTCTTTGGCATCTGCAACAATCGGGATATCAGTCGGTACATTTTTTCCGATTTCTGCAGGATCGATATCGATATGAATGATTGTTGCGTTCGGTGCAAAGGTCGCTAAATTTCCTGTTAGTCGGTCATCAAAGCGGGCACCGATATTAATTAATAAGTCGCATTTTGTAATCGCATCATTTGCCGTTGCATAACCGTGCATTCCGGCCATTCCGTAGAATTGTTTGTGCTGTCCGTGAATGCTGCCTAAACCAAGTAATGTATTAACAACCGGCAAATTATATTTTTCAATAAATTCTGTCAATTGTTCACGTGCATCTGCGAATAATACGCCGGCACCTGCCAGTACTAATGGTTTTTTAGCTAAGCTTAATGCCTGAATTGCCTTTTGAACTTGCAGGTAATTCGGTTTTGTTGTCGGCTGGTAACCCGGCAAATAAATATCTTCCGGTGCTTTAATCTCATCCATGAACACTGTTTGTGAAATATTTTTCGGGAAGTCAATAACAACCGGTCCTTTACGTCCTGTATTGGCAATATGGAATGCTTCTTTAACAATACGCGGGATATCCGCTACGTCCTGCACCTGATAGTTATGTTTTGTGATTGGTGTTGTGATCCCCATAATATCCGCTTCCTGGAATGCATCAGTACCGATGACCGATGTTGCAACCTGCCCTGTAAAAATAACTAATGGAATCGAATCAATCATCGCATCGGCAATACCTGTTACGAGGTTTGTCGCTCCTGGCCCAGATGTTGCGATGACTACACCCGGTTTATTCATAACACGAGCATAACCTTCTGCCGCATGGATCGCGCCTTGTTCATGGCGTGTCAGAATGTGACGGATCGGGTTGCGGTAAAGCGCATCATAGATTTGTAAAACTGCCCCGCCCGGGTAACCGAAAATAATATCAACATCCTGTTCATGCAGTGCCTGCACTAAAATATCCGCACCGTCTCTCGGTTTTGTTACTTGTTGAACTGTGGGCTTTTCGATTTCTTGATTTACTGAAACGTTTGCACTCATAGTAATTTCTCCTTCCTTTTTCAAAACTTTATATGTGAAATCATTTTTTAATCATTTTTTATAAATTGATAAAAAGAAAAAGCCTTTTTCTCCGCACGCAAAAGAAAACCTCTTACGTAGGGATGAAAAAGACTTTTCATGGTACCACCCTCATTTATAACATCGACGAAAATTTGCTTCGTAAAGAAACAGAATCCACCTAGTTACCTCGCGAACCGCTTGAGCCTCTTTATTTCAAAATTCTTAAAGGAAATTTGTGCAACTAAACAAAGAGAGCGATTCATTAATAACGAGCAATTCGAATATGCCCGGAGCTATCTAATGGCGAATGCGTTTAATAGCTCACTCCGAGGGGATGTCGGATATAGTTGTATCGCCGGCTTCCACCAATACCGGCTCTCTGGTAAATACAAGA
This genomic window from Solibacillus sp. FSL R5-0449 contains:
- a CDS encoding GerAB/ArcD/ProY family transporter gives rise to the protein MSRFYYYLIIINMVANIIASVPAILLHFHNDGSVMGLLLSIPAGVLLVILYTKFFLKYPGKTLPELLEKTTSKWFYLPFVFLLAVLWFVAGLITLITFTFLLIRYLSPEMPIILIALTLISAVIFGCVLKTERVLYTVEMIMIITSPLILFIFIKAYSSNSLNWDFVKEAALYINQVPNWHSFSACFFLFLGAANLFIFNRFFKEKQKFGKKQILFIVILSIGTLFTTYFIPIGFNGFEGINELVYPWIATTDSIRMDYFIVERVLFMFLLFYLGIAFLSILIHWYAAAEFLKFTFKLEKIKYKDKVIGIFFPLPIFVGISLYYVTVLTEYQLFQYSSYFYDILVFIFPCMILLFSYINRRMKNNEFPSKN
- a CDS encoding spore germination protein, translating into MSSEENIKWINEQFKDTNEFTMKTMEDDDKKAELFYIKPLIDVELLQQIIIKPYFEMDSESKFIRYLKSLPQFQDSKSQEQLKTEVLNGNVVLLIQNKFYLLDLKFSFNDQTNTASVETTIHGSQLALSDNIATNINIIRSDYHQPTLYVEYSTIGQVNNHKLAIIYDKEKVNKNALNIITEKLQQVDKQVITSTVQLSNYINKQKYSLFPQLIMTERPDRIVYNLAGGKIILLVDGNPQALIAPVYFFDFMTSMEDNYHSYYISLFLKILRYAGLFISLLLPGLYIGITSFAPEVFRTELALTIAGSRIGVPFSSFVEVLFMLFFMEMLLEASIRLPKTISATATTVGGLILGTAVTEASLASDIMVIIVSAVAISTFVIPINEMAFSIRVIRFLFILASTLLGLAGLMLGLYALIMYLVSIDSFGEPYLKFNEKKKSKTKAGEEA
- a CDS encoding ABC transporter substrate-binding protein; this translates as MKNLWMWIGILFIIGLIINYWMFIVGAVVLYYAGKKLIKFLKAKKKQKFLEAEHLKMKENQSTIEYKMERLLTLSNNTDPNGFKRQQYRNKQQLDLRDYWYKYLDLRAKLLLNDTPTYREEEVLHIMCDELLIRMDNLEIEITDALKTEFIEENLTPLLRDIVEIMEDISPVKTINMDAYRLLKASNH
- the leuD gene encoding 3-isopropylmalate dehydratase small subunit, encoding MKPINIVNSIYAPLDRKNVDTDQIISKEFLKRIERTGFGQFVFYHWRFDENGNPIEDFVLNKPEYKNAEILVAQDNFGCGSSREHAPWAILDYGFRVVIAPSFADIFHNNCFKNGILPIKLTESECDELLERGLAEAQAIEVNLEQQTVTTGYGKTYSFDIDPYYKQMLLNGWDEISLTFQYEEQIAAYEKNRIAY
- the leuC gene encoding 3-isopropylmalate dehydratase large subunit, whose product is MGKNIIEKVWEQHVVHREEGKPDLLYIDLHLIHEVTSPQAFEGLRLAGRKVRRTDLSFATMDHNVPTKNLPTINDPIAKKQIMTLAENAKEFGIELADIGHPDQGIVHVIGPELGLTQPGKTIVCGDSHTATHGAFGAIAFGIGTSEVEHVLSTQTLWQLKPPTMEIRVNGELGIGVTAKDIILAIIAKWGIGVGTGHIVEYTGEAIRKLSMEERMTICNMSIEAGAKAGLISPDETTVEFLRGRRHVPQGEKFEEAAKYWLSLASDADAKYDIVLEIDAQEIEPIVTWGTNPAMGVGVSKTVPTAADYDNETDKSALNKALKYMDLQEGQKITDIEIQHVFIGSCTNSRINDLRAAAEIVKGEKLAPGVKGIVVPGSWSTKRQAEEEGLHHIFLDAGFEWRESGCSACLGMNEDVIPAGERCASTSNRNFEGRQGAGARTHLVSPAMAAAAAIHGRFVDVRKLQKQEA
- the leuB gene encoding 3-isopropylmalate dehydrogenase — encoded protein: MEKKITVLPGDGIGPEVVASAVKVLQVIGKRFNHTFHLNYAAIGGAAIDQYNNPLPEETIAMCEASDAILLGAVGGPKWDNNPPALRPEKGLLKIRKHFDLFANLRPVKAFPSLLASSPLKREVAENVDLMIVRELTGGLYFGEPRKKTDAGAIDTCVYSREEIERIVENAFELARLRRGKLCSVDKANVLDTSRLWREIVEEKKKQYPDVETEHNLVDSVAMKLITNPGHYDVIVTENLFGDILSDEASVITGSLGVLPSASIRGDNFGLYEPVHGSAPEIAGQGVANPAATILSVAMMLQYSFGLKEEAAEIERAVAAVFEDGYYTADLAQEHKRTLSTDEWTEKVINEIDASFVSDSIMISYN
- a CDS encoding 2-isopropylmalate synthase; the protein is MRKIDIFDTTLRDGEQSAGINLNTAEKVEIAKQLERLGVTIIEAGFPASSPGDLEAVSLIAKTVKNSIVTGLARAVKSDIDAVWEAIRHAEQPHVHTFIATSPIHMEYKLKKNPDQVIEQAVTAVKYAKEKFSLVEFSAEDGFRSDKEFLVRICQEVIKAGATTINIPDTVGYATPEEYGALFRYLRENVIGAEKIKFSAHCHDDLGMAVANSLAAIENGADQVECTINGLGERAGNAALEEIGVALHIRKDFYGVETGLNLKEIKRTSQMVSRLTNVVIQPNKAVVGKNAFAHESGIHQDGVLKNPETYEIISPALIGEDDIPLVLGKHSGRAAFRDRAETMGFQLSDEKLNKAFAEFKKLADRKKEVTEEDLTTILTEQQVSIEDVPLFELKSVQVQYGTENIPTATASVMTPEGELKTIASTGSGSVEAIFNTLEQLVGGIVNILDYRVQSVGKGRDALGEAVINLKYNGYTSTGRDSAQDVLEASAKAYLNAVNRQLIQQQVRDKQTISV
- the ilvC gene encoding ketol-acid reductoisomerase, producing MSKMYYENEINEQVLQGKKIAIIGYGSQGHAHALNLKESGFDVVVGIRPGKSYDAAKEDGVEVKSVAEAAAEADVIQILLPDERQKAVYEAEIAPHLTPGKALMFAHGFNVHFGQIQPPADVDVFLVAPKGPGHLVRRQFTEGAGVPGLFAIHQDATGQARDLALAYGKGIGSARGGLLETTFAEETVTDLFGEQAVLCGGTTELVKAGFETLVEAGYQPELAYFETLHELKLIVDLMFEGGMATMRYSISDTAEWGDYVSGPRIIDASVKARMKDVLTDIQDGTFAKRWIAENENGRPEYTKFKEAGANHQIEEVGEKLRAMMPFINQGKQKVTVK
- the ilvN gene encoding acetolactate synthase small subunit is translated as MKRVLTVTVINQSGVLNRVTGLLMKRQFNIESITVGHTEQPNFSKMTFIVHVEDENKIEQLIKQLSKQIDVLKVNDITEKAIVLRELALIKVVSPPNLRLEMNAIVEPFRPQVVDTSKNVVTYEVVGHPEKIDAFIELLRPYGIKELTRTGATAAIREAQKIESPQLSILK